One Yoonia sp. BS5-3 genomic window carries:
- a CDS encoding replicative DNA helicase, whose protein sequence is MNEITTFNATGVEEASADLMPHSIEAEQQLLGAILTNNDVFDRVASVIGPKHFYDPVHARIFETAATRIGKNMLASPVTLKAFMEDDEGLQELGGPPYLARLAGAAISAFAARDYAQMIYDLATRRELIQLGRDIADKAAKVDVEHEPKEQIVEAEQALYSLAEQGVSEQGFQSFLAAVTEAVNVANTAYQRDGGLAGISTGLSDMDKKLGGLHKSDLLILAGRPSMGKTSLATNIAYNIAKAYRRGQLQDGTEGAVDGGVVGFFSLEMSAEQLAGRILAEASEISSHKIRQGDMTEGEFRRFVEAAKQLESCPLFIDDTAAIPISQLAARARRLKRTHGLDVLIVDYLQLVRGTSDNRVQEIGEISMGLKAIAKELNIPVIALSQLSRQVESRDDKRPQLSDLRESGSIEQDADVVMFVYRGEYYVEREKPDDSNMEAMAAWQDKMSSLHGKAEVIVGKQRHGPIGTVELAFTAEFTRFGDLVKPWQQGAEQDF, encoded by the coding sequence ATGAACGAGATAACAACATTCAATGCAACCGGCGTCGAAGAGGCCTCAGCCGATCTGATGCCCCACTCCATCGAAGCCGAACAACAGCTTCTCGGCGCGATCCTGACCAATAATGACGTCTTTGACCGCGTCGCATCGGTGATCGGGCCCAAGCATTTTTATGACCCGGTTCACGCGCGGATTTTCGAAACCGCGGCAACGCGGATCGGCAAGAACATGTTGGCCAGCCCTGTCACGCTGAAAGCGTTCATGGAAGATGATGAAGGCCTGCAAGAACTGGGCGGCCCCCCCTATCTGGCGCGCTTGGCCGGTGCGGCGATCTCGGCCTTTGCCGCGCGCGACTACGCCCAGATGATCTATGATCTGGCAACCCGGCGCGAGCTGATCCAGCTGGGGCGCGACATTGCCGACAAGGCCGCCAAGGTCGATGTCGAACACGAACCCAAAGAACAGATCGTTGAGGCCGAACAGGCGCTGTATTCCCTTGCCGAACAAGGCGTGTCTGAACAGGGCTTCCAAAGTTTCCTAGCCGCCGTGACCGAGGCGGTGAATGTCGCCAACACCGCCTACCAACGCGATGGCGGGCTTGCGGGGATCTCGACCGGCCTTTCTGACATGGACAAGAAACTGGGCGGTTTGCACAAATCTGACCTTCTGATCCTTGCCGGGCGGCCATCGATGGGGAAAACTTCGCTGGCAACCAACATCGCTTATAACATTGCCAAGGCCTACAGACGCGGTCAGCTCCAGGATGGGACCGAAGGGGCCGTTGATGGCGGCGTTGTCGGGTTCTTCTCGCTTGAGATGAGCGCCGAGCAGCTTGCAGGCCGTATCCTGGCCGAAGCGTCCGAGATTTCATCGCATAAAATCCGCCAGGGCGACATGACCGAGGGCGAGTTCCGGCGCTTTGTCGAGGCAGCCAAACAGCTCGAATCCTGCCCGCTCTTTATCGATGACACCGCCGCGATCCCGATCAGCCAGTTGGCCGCACGAGCACGGCGGCTGAAACGGACGCACGGGCTGGACGTGTTGATCGTTGACTATCTGCAGCTGGTGCGCGGGACATCCGACAACCGGGTGCAGGAAATCGGCGAAATTTCCATGGGGCTCAAAGCCATCGCCAAGGAACTCAACATCCCCGTCATCGCCCTGTCCCAGCTGTCGCGTCAGGTCGAAAGCCGGGACGATAAGCGCCCGCAACTTTCGGATTTGCGGGAATCAGGTTCGATTGAGCAAGACGCCGACGTCGTCATGTTCGTCTATCGCGGCGAATACTATGTCGAGCGCGAAAAGCCCGATGACAGCAACATGGAGGCCATGGCCGCCTGGCAGGACAAAATGTCCAGCCTGCACGGCAAAGCCGAAGTGATCGTCGGCAAACAGCGGCACGGTCCCATCGGCACGGTCGAACTGGCCTTTACCGCCGAATTCACGCGCTTTGGAGATTTGGTCAAGCCTTGGCAGCAAGGGGCCGAGCAAGATTTTTGA
- a CDS encoding HWE histidine kinase domain-containing protein: MEHVSIRQLDRQELARIPDPLERRTAIALHAAQIGVFEFEPQTERVFWDDRLRELWGVTLHEDITYDTVIAQVHPEDRDAHNAQTQLALDPSGPRHFDLEYRVLPRNGHPMRWIHTIADCHFDGDRPVRLVGTVQDVTARRMAEDHTKMLHDELEHRVKNMLATVISVVKLSRRGQHDVNDYAAAIEARLLSMSRSHDLLRANQWQPVDLLALIDREVSSFLGAAHSRVTIAGSSLILPARHVLTMSMALHELFANASHHGALQTETGTIAIAIERDGENARFRWAETAGHPPPQDPTERSGFGVLLLTQAAPAELMGKAEYKMRPGGLHYGLDFPVDPLVQYGA, from the coding sequence TTGGAACATGTATCCATCCGGCAGCTTGACCGGCAAGAGCTGGCCCGTATTCCGGACCCGCTTGAACGGCGCACCGCAATTGCGCTGCATGCTGCCCAGATTGGCGTGTTTGAGTTTGAGCCGCAAACTGAGCGCGTGTTTTGGGATGACCGCTTGCGCGAATTGTGGGGTGTGACGCTGCATGAAGACATTACATATGATACCGTGATTGCGCAGGTGCATCCGGAGGATCGCGATGCGCATAATGCGCAGACCCAATTGGCGCTTGACCCAAGCGGTCCGCGCCATTTTGATTTGGAATATCGTGTGCTGCCCCGTAACGGCCACCCGATGCGCTGGATCCATACGATTGCTGATTGCCATTTTGACGGTGATCGCCCCGTCCGCCTTGTGGGCACTGTGCAGGATGTTACCGCCCGCCGGATGGCCGAAGACCATACCAAGATGCTGCATGATGAGTTGGAGCATCGGGTCAAAAACATGCTGGCCACTGTTATTTCGGTGGTCAAACTGTCCCGCCGCGGCCAGCACGACGTGAACGATTATGCGGCGGCGATTGAAGCGCGGTTGCTGTCTATGTCCCGATCCCATGATTTACTGCGGGCCAATCAATGGCAGCCGGTTGATTTGCTGGCGCTGATTGATCGCGAGGTCAGTTCTTTTCTAGGTGCAGCGCACAGCCGTGTGACGATTGCGGGATCATCCCTGATCCTGCCGGCCCGCCATGTGCTGACCATGAGCATGGCGCTGCACGAACTTTTTGCCAATGCCAGCCATCATGGTGCGCTACAGACAGAGACTGGCACGATAGCAATTGCGATTGAGCGAGACGGCGAGAATGCGCGCTTCCGCTGGGCCGAGACTGCCGGGCATCCGCCACCCCAGGATCCGACAGAGCGCAGCGGTTTCGGTGTGCTTTTGTTGACCCAGGCCGCGCCGGCTGAACTGATGGGCAAAGCGGAATACAAGATGCGCCCGGGCGGCTTGCATTACGGTCTTGATTTTCCTGTTGATCCTTTGGTGCAGTACGGCGCTTAG
- a CDS encoding AI-2E family transporter — MLHDPPKANDQQKRPNAARLQTGALVIIAFAVVLFLMVQARFILISLATAIILFSLTSDVISFIARQRIGPFRIPNALASIAAMLLIAVALLILTSILLAQVNTVLVTALSYTERAPSAIASLFSWLGEDSEVAIVGALQSIDVSSYLSTAASQASGLTQATVLVILFVGFLFAERIWFETKLTNLVGDEAQAERVGKIIQSIIHRVNYYLLVKTMISAVTGAMIYVLATAFQLELATSIGIITFVLNFIPNIGSIVATALIALVAHVQLEDPTTTLAIFFISGLIQFVNGSVIDPMLMGRALRLSSFGIILSLAFWGAVWGIPGMFLSVPIMVMLLVVCSHVPNLRPLAVLLSREGLPESEKMLDQPIDRDLFGQDIRRD, encoded by the coding sequence ATGCTGCACGACCCTCCCAAGGCCAATGATCAACAAAAGCGGCCCAATGCCGCCCGCCTCCAAACGGGCGCCCTTGTCATCATCGCCTTTGCCGTTGTGCTGTTTTTGATGGTCCAGGCCCGGTTCATCCTGATCTCGCTTGCCACCGCAATCATTCTTTTCAGCCTGACCAGTGATGTGATCAGTTTCATCGCCCGGCAACGGATTGGGCCCTTTCGTATTCCCAACGCGCTAGCCAGTATCGCAGCGATGCTGCTGATTGCCGTGGCGCTTTTGATCCTGACATCAATCTTGCTGGCGCAGGTGAATACGGTGCTTGTCACCGCCCTTTCCTATACCGAGCGTGCGCCATCCGCGATTGCGTCACTCTTCAGCTGGCTGGGCGAAGATAGCGAAGTCGCCATCGTGGGCGCATTGCAAAGCATTGATGTATCAAGCTATCTCAGCACGGCGGCCAGCCAGGCCAGCGGACTGACCCAGGCGACCGTATTGGTCATCCTCTTTGTGGGCTTTCTGTTTGCTGAACGGATATGGTTTGAAACCAAACTGACCAACCTGGTCGGGGATGAGGCCCAGGCCGAAAGGGTTGGCAAGATCATCCAATCGATCATCCACCGGGTGAACTACTATCTGCTGGTCAAAACGATGATCAGTGCGGTGACCGGTGCCATGATTTATGTGCTTGCGACAGCGTTCCAACTGGAACTGGCCACGTCGATCGGGATCATCACCTTTGTGCTGAATTTCATTCCCAATATCGGATCAATCGTGGCGACCGCATTAATCGCGCTTGTTGCCCATGTGCAGCTGGAAGACCCCACCACCACTTTGGCGATCTTCTTTATCTCAGGACTGATCCAGTTCGTAAACGGATCGGTGATCGACCCGATGCTGATGGGACGGGCGCTGCGCCTGTCCTCTTTCGGGATCATCCTCTCGCTGGCCTTCTGGGGGGCGGTCTGGGGCATCCCGGGTATGTTCCTGTCGGTGCCCATCATGGTGATGCTGCTGGTTGTTTGCAGCCATGTGCCCAACCTGCGCCCGCTAGCGGTTCTGTTGTCCCGCGAAGGGTTACCTGAATCGGAAAAGATGCTGGATCAGCCGATTGACAGGGATCTGTTCGGGCAGGACATCCGGCGGGATTAA
- a CDS encoding LysR family transcriptional regulator, with product MNFDQVKTFLAVARLGAVRRAAAALNLSQPAVSNRILALEKDLSITLFDRSGGGMQLSRAGILLVPHAEVLEQTMNRIRSELVSSELFESVLRLGVIETAAESWLAEFLTRFHRLYPRVLVEVSVDISVNLREQILERSLDLAVLMGPISDYTITNMALPSVEMGWFKQAGTDDPDLSKTPVITFHRKSRPFQEIHAYLTRLHGSGVRVFPTSALSTGFELVGAGIGAGAFPKMTSHRSMKSGRVTLFDPGWTPNSLSLSASFLREYEGTFIEKAVQCLNQVTRESAPPPSV from the coding sequence ATGAATTTTGACCAAGTTAAAACGTTTCTGGCAGTCGCGCGGTTGGGGGCAGTCCGACGGGCGGCAGCGGCGTTGAACCTGTCGCAACCGGCTGTTTCAAATCGCATTCTGGCGCTAGAAAAGGATTTGAGTATCACATTGTTTGATCGCAGTGGCGGCGGCATGCAACTGAGCCGCGCAGGCATTCTGCTGGTCCCCCATGCAGAAGTGTTAGAGCAGACGATGAACCGAATCCGGTCTGAGCTCGTCTCTTCAGAATTGTTCGAATCTGTTTTGCGCCTCGGCGTGATCGAGACCGCCGCGGAAAGTTGGCTCGCTGAATTTCTCACCCGTTTTCACCGCTTGTACCCGCGCGTGCTGGTCGAAGTGTCTGTAGATATCTCCGTGAACCTGCGCGAACAAATTTTGGAACGCTCGCTTGATCTTGCGGTGTTGATGGGGCCGATTTCGGATTACACGATCACCAACATGGCCCTTCCGTCAGTCGAAATGGGCTGGTTTAAACAGGCCGGCACGGACGATCCTGATCTTTCTAAAACGCCGGTCATTACTTTTCACCGTAAGTCGCGACCGTTCCAAGAAATCCACGCCTATTTGACGCGGCTGCACGGGTCCGGTGTACGCGTTTTTCCGACAAGTGCGCTGTCAACAGGGTTCGAATTGGTGGGAGCTGGCATTGGCGCAGGGGCCTTTCCCAAGATGACGTCGCACCGCAGCATGAAAAGCGGACGGGTCACGTTGTTTGACCCGGGCTGGACGCCCAATTCGCTCTCGCTATCTGCGTCGTTTTTGCGCGAATATGAGGGCACATTCATCGAGAAAGCCGTGCAATGCCTGAACCAAGTCACGCGCGAATCTGCTCCACCTCCATCGGTTTGA
- a CDS encoding TRAP transporter substrate-binding protein: MNKITFTLIALLLGTAAHAQDTLSVVGSWSGLPLHKNYEAPFWTTGLPDAVGGDLEVALTTHDQMGISGGDVFRMMSQGVFDVGMTAADYAVSDSAALEGLDVPLVASDANEAKVALDAARPMMNDIFETVFDAHVIGTAPYPAQIVFCNAPITGLADLTGLKIRASGRMTANVLEGLGAEAVTMAFGEVPGALQRGVIDCAVTGAGSGYNSGWWEVSTHLLPLALGGWDPVVAAIRLDRWNAMDIETQDTLTTSFVEQIEAPAWAEAQANMSAEIACLTGGDECPLGETRDMTLVEATLADEELVKDLLITTILPEWSERAGGDWGQRWNDTVGAATGVTFVAN, from the coding sequence ATGAATAAAATTACATTTACGCTCATAGCGCTTTTACTGGGCACCGCCGCTCACGCCCAAGATACGCTGTCCGTTGTCGGCAGCTGGAGCGGTTTGCCGCTGCACAAAAACTACGAAGCGCCGTTTTGGACGACCGGTTTGCCAGACGCCGTTGGCGGCGATCTTGAGGTTGCCCTGACCACGCATGACCAGATGGGCATTTCCGGTGGCGACGTGTTTCGCATGATGTCGCAAGGCGTGTTCGATGTCGGCATGACAGCGGCAGATTACGCTGTTTCCGACAGTGCTGCACTTGAAGGCTTGGATGTGCCGCTGGTGGCCAGCGACGCTAACGAGGCTAAAGTCGCCCTTGATGCAGCCCGCCCGATGATGAATGATATTTTTGAAACTGTTTTTGACGCGCACGTCATCGGCACAGCGCCATACCCCGCACAAATCGTTTTCTGCAACGCACCAATCACCGGCCTTGCTGACCTAACTGGTCTAAAAATCCGCGCGTCCGGCCGAATGACGGCAAATGTCCTTGAGGGTTTGGGTGCGGAAGCTGTGACAATGGCATTCGGTGAAGTCCCCGGTGCGCTGCAGCGCGGTGTCATTGATTGTGCCGTTACGGGTGCGGGTTCCGGTTACAATTCTGGCTGGTGGGAAGTCTCCACACACCTGCTCCCGCTCGCGCTTGGCGGATGGGATCCGGTTGTTGCAGCGATCCGACTGGACCGCTGGAACGCTATGGACATAGAGACGCAGGACACGTTGACAACATCCTTCGTTGAACAAATCGAAGCACCGGCATGGGCTGAAGCACAGGCAAACATGTCCGCTGAAATCGCTTGCTTGACGGGCGGCGACGAATGCCCCTTGGGTGAAACGCGCGACATGACATTGGTAGAGGCCACGCTGGCCGACGAAGAACTCGTTAAAGACCTGCTGATAACAACGATCCTGCCAGAATGGTCCGAACGCGCTGGCGGCGATTGGGGGCAGCGTTGGAATGATACCGTCGGTGCTGCCACTGGCGTTACGTTCGTCGCGAACTAA
- a CDS encoding TRAP transporter small permease, giving the protein MQSFVQILVRINGYMALAAGTLLLVAVIVILADVAMRAFGHPLGGTDELSGYAMAIATAWGASYALTERAHVRIELIRNKLVPAGRAWMDLISLGALAITAVVIGWRGWGVLASTLANDSRANTALATPLAWPQTLWFAGWLWFAVSALLLLISVMAFMFERDWTAVEDAAGFKGEL; this is encoded by the coding sequence ATGCAAAGTTTTGTCCAAATTCTGGTGCGTATCAATGGCTACATGGCCCTTGCCGCAGGTACACTGTTGTTGGTTGCGGTGATTGTTATCCTCGCAGATGTGGCGATGCGCGCCTTCGGGCATCCATTGGGTGGCACGGATGAACTGTCCGGCTACGCAATGGCCATCGCGACCGCTTGGGGTGCCAGTTACGCCCTGACCGAGCGGGCACATGTGCGCATCGAACTGATCCGCAACAAACTGGTCCCTGCGGGACGTGCTTGGATGGACTTAATCTCGCTTGGTGCTTTGGCAATCACAGCCGTGGTTATCGGGTGGCGTGGGTGGGGGGTATTAGCCTCCACCCTCGCCAACGATTCCCGCGCAAATACCGCGTTGGCCACGCCATTGGCATGGCCGCAAACCCTGTGGTTTGCAGGGTGGCTGTGGTTCGCGGTTTCTGCCTTGCTTCTTTTGATCTCCGTCATGGCATTTATGTTCGAACGAGACTGGACCGCCGTTGAAGACGCCGCCGGCTTTAAGGGTGAATTATGA
- a CDS encoding TRAP transporter large permease — protein MILFTTTGLFTLLLVSIPVGIILILLSIALDTFFSPFPLMRGLGQIVWSSSNSGTLIAIPFFVLLGEILVRSGVASRTYNALNSWLSWLPGGLIHANIATSTLFSATSGSSVATAATVATVATPQGDRLGYDPRLFTGAIAAGGTLGIMIPPSINLIVYGFLTETSIPRLFLAGLLPGILLAFMFMAIVIALCVWKPSLGGKRPEYTWGERMRGLPDLLPVMGLFATIVVTIYAGIATPTESAALGVVFALVIAALNRAVTLQMLDEALRGTVKTTSMIMLVVIGAYVLNFALTALGISRQLQQLLEGLGLGAYSTLMVIVLIYIVLGFFIETLSLMVATIPIVVPIIESFGFEKIWFGILMIVLIEMALITPPVGLNLYVVQSVRKRGKMGDVVAGAVPFVLVMLGMVGLLILVPGLALWLPDTH, from the coding sequence ATGATCCTATTTACAACAACGGGCCTGTTCACGCTGCTTTTGGTGTCAATTCCTGTGGGCATCATTTTGATCCTGCTCTCCATCGCGCTTGATACATTTTTCTCACCGTTTCCATTAATGCGCGGGTTGGGCCAAATCGTCTGGTCGTCGTCCAATTCGGGCACGTTGATCGCTATTCCGTTCTTTGTGTTGCTTGGCGAAATCCTTGTGCGTAGCGGCGTAGCCAGCCGGACGTATAATGCGTTGAACAGTTGGTTGTCGTGGCTGCCCGGCGGGCTGATCCACGCCAATATCGCCACGTCGACGTTGTTTTCCGCAACCTCTGGCAGCTCGGTCGCGACTGCGGCAACCGTTGCGACTGTGGCCACGCCGCAGGGCGACAGGCTTGGCTATGATCCGCGTTTGTTTACCGGCGCAATCGCCGCAGGCGGTACGTTGGGGATCATGATCCCGCCGTCCATCAACCTGATTGTTTACGGGTTCCTCACAGAAACTTCGATCCCGCGCCTGTTTTTGGCGGGCCTCCTTCCGGGTATTCTGTTGGCCTTCATGTTCATGGCTATTGTCATTGCCCTGTGCGTATGGAAACCGTCCCTTGGCGGGAAGCGCCCTGAATATACGTGGGGCGAACGGATGCGCGGGTTGCCCGACCTGTTGCCTGTAATGGGCCTGTTCGCAACCATCGTTGTCACGATTTATGCAGGCATCGCCACGCCGACTGAATCCGCGGCCCTTGGCGTAGTGTTTGCGCTGGTTATTGCCGCGCTGAACCGCGCCGTGACGTTGCAAATGCTAGACGAGGCGCTGCGCGGAACGGTCAAAACCACGTCCATGATTATGCTCGTCGTAATCGGGGCTTATGTATTGAACTTTGCGCTGACCGCGTTGGGCATCAGCCGTCAGTTGCAGCAACTCCTCGAGGGGCTGGGTCTGGGCGCATATAGCACCTTGATGGTGATCGTGCTGATCTACATCGTCTTGGGCTTTTTCATCGAAACCTTGTCGCTGATGGTTGCGACCATTCCGATCGTTGTCCCGATCATCGAGAGCTTTGGCTTTGAAAAAATCTGGTTTGGCATCCTGATGATTGTACTGATCGAAATGGCGCTGATCACACCGCCCGTTGGCCTCAACCTTTACGTCGTTCAATCCGTACGCAAACGCGGGAAAATGGGCGATGTCGTTGCGGGCGCTGTTCCGTTTGTTCTCGTCATGCTGGGCATGGTCGGGCTCCTTATCCTTGTTCCCGGGCTGGCCCTTTGGCTACCTGACACCCATTAA
- a CDS encoding DUF2848 domain-containing protein, which produces MQFETPTGPVTFDINHFVVAGWTGRDHDKVQHHIDELASIGVAPPSQVPLFYRTSATLLLQSDCIEVLGAGTSGEVEPLVIHANGAVWLGLGSDHTDRPLEAHSVAASKQACAKPVASVLWPMDEVKDHLDDLELHCDIRESGAWVAYQTGTMASIRPLADLVAACELPEGGAMLCGTLGAIGGVREGEAYRMRLTDPVLKREITLEYTIKNLPVIA; this is translated from the coding sequence ATGCAGTTTGAAACACCCACCGGCCCCGTCACGTTTGACATCAATCACTTTGTCGTTGCGGGCTGGACCGGACGCGACCACGACAAGGTTCAACACCATATTGATGAACTTGCGTCAATTGGCGTGGCTCCGCCGTCACAGGTGCCGCTGTTCTACCGCACATCCGCGACCCTGCTTTTGCAAAGCGACTGCATCGAAGTTTTGGGCGCAGGCACATCGGGCGAGGTCGAACCTTTGGTCATACATGCGAACGGTGCGGTGTGGCTGGGTCTGGGGTCGGATCACACAGATCGCCCACTTGAGGCGCATTCCGTCGCCGCATCAAAACAGGCCTGCGCCAAACCGGTGGCGTCGGTGCTTTGGCCTATGGACGAGGTTAAAGACCATCTTGATGACTTGGAATTGCACTGCGATATTCGCGAAAGCGGCGCATGGGTTGCATACCAGACGGGTACAATGGCCAGCATCCGCCCCCTTGCGGACCTTGTTGCAGCCTGCGAATTGCCCGAAGGCGGTGCAATGTTGTGCGGAACTTTGGGCGCGATTGGCGGCGTGCGTGAAGGCGAAGCCTACCGGATGCGCCTGACAGACCCCGTACTAAAGCGCGAAATTACATTGGAATACACAATAAAAAACCTACCAGTAATCGCATGA
- a CDS encoding amidase family protein codes for MTHTDHANTTDAERIARAQASKHVFTTLMPDEFAQSAGRDGPLKDKVLSVKDLFDIKGQITRAGSPVLEDTKPARRDATAVERLRSAGARVIGRTTMTELAYSGLGLNPHDGTPENPLFAGHISGGSTSGGAVSVATGLADIALGSDTGGSLRIPAAFCGLVGFKPTQSSVPMAGAMPLSDSLDSVGPMARDVTTCANAWHVMAGRPVTDLPQQRPELVVPLNFGLTDLRLCRGCRLCQTAERLDHRRLENPRGDTAGVRHLRHLACLAIQRL; via the coding sequence ATGACACACACAGACCACGCCAACACCACAGACGCCGAACGCATCGCCCGCGCACAAGCCAGCAAGCACGTTTTCACGACACTGATGCCCGACGAATTTGCCCAGTCCGCCGGACGCGACGGCCCCCTGAAAGACAAGGTGCTATCCGTCAAAGACCTGTTCGACATCAAAGGTCAGATCACGCGCGCAGGCAGCCCAGTTCTGGAAGATACCAAACCTGCCCGCCGAGACGCGACTGCCGTAGAACGGTTGCGTAGCGCAGGGGCACGCGTGATCGGGCGCACAACCATGACCGAACTGGCCTATTCGGGCTTGGGCCTTAACCCCCATGACGGCACGCCGGAAAATCCATTGTTTGCAGGCCATATTTCCGGGGGGTCCACGTCAGGCGGGGCTGTCTCGGTTGCGACGGGTTTGGCAGATATTGCCCTTGGCAGTGACACGGGCGGGTCGTTGCGCATTCCGGCCGCGTTTTGCGGGCTTGTGGGGTTCAAACCGACCCAATCCAGCGTGCCGATGGCGGGTGCGATGCCGTTGTCGGACAGCCTAGACAGCGTCGGCCCTATGGCGCGCGATGTCACGACCTGCGCGAACGCATGGCACGTTATGGCAGGGCGCCCCGTTACAGATTTGCCCCAACAGCGCCCCGAATTGGTCGTGCCTTTGAATTTCGGTCTGACCGATCTGAGACTCTGCCGTGGCTGCCGGCTTTGCCAAACTGCGGAACGCCTTGACCATCGCAGGCTGGAAAATCCGCGAGGTGACACTGCCGGTGTTAGACACCTACGGCACCTTGCCTGTCTGGCAATTCAGCGCCTTTGA
- a CDS encoding M24 family metallopeptidase, with translation MDDLPLTLRRIDPTRFAARRAALLNLAGGRPIVCFGMGSALGAGTRSHGGMRFLTGWDSHESSAVLLLGSQTSRLLLTSPFMVPSAMDVVPELSPEYLPAPLWPQAIANFRSGQTPALIGVDEMPMGIYRNLARHLDDGVDITTRLDDLRQVKDNAALDLHRFGASICDEVFAALPEVIKTGRRGRESQRILENLARQHGAEYCRTWLTLRPQADHPRYWPEETEKAAETGDQMLFGVALTVDGHWAHGLRMGHIGPAFDAVAQLHEQVAVALNLGMDALRPGRSVSEAVHAMASSLTSLTGAAKGRPTRSFRAGHGLGLTYEEPGLTAAFAQTFGAYPGAPPEDAGPILEPGMVLELHPNVFVDGIGGAALGQMMEITQTGAKPFLGAPLELVTLG, from the coding sequence ATGGATGACCTGCCCCTCACCCTGCGCCGCATCGATCCGACACGGTTCGCGGCGCGGCGTGCGGCATTGCTTAACCTGGCAGGCGGGCGGCCCATTGTCTGTTTTGGCATGGGCAGTGCACTCGGGGCAGGCACGCGATCACATGGGGGTATGCGATTTCTAACGGGCTGGGACAGCCATGAATCCAGCGCAGTTTTGCTGCTTGGATCGCAAACATCCCGCCTTCTGCTGACAAGCCCGTTCATGGTTCCGTCAGCTATGGACGTGGTGCCGGAGTTATCGCCCGAATACCTGCCCGCGCCGCTCTGGCCGCAGGCAATCGCCAATTTTCGATCCGGTCAGACACCTGCGCTGATCGGCGTGGATGAAATGCCAATGGGGATATACCGCAATCTGGCCCGGCATTTGGATGATGGTGTTGATATTACAACCCGCCTCGATGATCTGCGGCAGGTGAAAGACAACGCCGCGTTGGATCTGCACCGGTTTGGTGCATCGATTTGTGACGAGGTGTTTGCGGCCTTGCCTGAGGTTATAAAAACGGGCCGTAGAGGTCGTGAAAGCCAGCGGATCCTTGAAAACCTGGCACGTCAACACGGGGCCGAATATTGCCGCACGTGGCTTACTTTGCGCCCGCAGGCAGACCACCCGCGATACTGGCCCGAAGAAACGGAAAAGGCTGCTGAAACAGGCGACCAGATGTTGTTTGGTGTCGCCTTAACGGTCGATGGTCACTGGGCGCACGGCTTGCGGATGGGGCACATCGGCCCTGCCTTCGATGCGGTGGCTCAGTTGCATGAACAGGTCGCCGTGGCGTTGAATTTGGGGATGGACGCTTTGCGTCCCGGTCGTTCGGTGTCAGAGGCTGTGCACGCCATGGCCAGCAGCCTTACCTCCCTAACGGGCGCCGCCAAAGGCCGCCCAACCAGAAGTTTTCGCGCGGGGCACGGTCTTGGCCTGACGTACGAAGAGCCGGGATTGACGGCTGCGTTTGCACAGACGTTCGGGGCCTATCCTGGTGCCCCACCCGAGGATGCAGGGCCGATCCTCGAACCCGGCATGGTGCTTGAATTGCATCCGAATGTGTTTGTTGACGGAATTGGTGGCGCTGCACTGGGCCAGATGATGGAAATTACGCAGACAGGCGCTAAACCGTTTCTGGGCGCACCGTTAGAGCTGGTAACACTGGGATGA